Proteins co-encoded in one Cricetulus griseus strain 17A/GY chromosome 1 unlocalized genomic scaffold, alternate assembly CriGri-PICRH-1.0 chr1_1, whole genome shotgun sequence genomic window:
- the Shroom3 gene encoding protein Shroom3 isoform X5, producing the protein MMQISQGTMGPPWHQSYHSSSSTSDLSNYDHAYLRQSPDQCSSQGSMESLEPSGGYPACHLLSPAKSMSSLDQLGHLHNKRDSAYSSFSTSSSILEYPPPGGSGQERSGSTDMISARGGLLEGMRQADIRYVKTVYDTRRGVSSEYEVNPSALLLQGRDAHVSAGIQGCAKWHSVPRGKGAPSPPWSQQCPSSSDTATDNLPHKVGAPMPPTRSDSYAAFRHRERPSSWSSLDQKRFCRPPTNSSGSLKTPLIEEQLHTVPERSPENSPPVKPKHSYTQKMQPGQPLLPTGIYPVPSPEPHFAQVPQPSVSSNGTVYPALVKESGYAAAQGACNKMATLDENGNQNEANRPGFAICQPQEHELVTPGERNPEPTAKYVPYKVHFSSVPEDEDSSLKRHVTPLQGNSPYPSERKNTHGSRPCSNHHSLSSPQAQVLHAGDDRRPSRLLQPFDVQEDHNANPRQKLEREGLGQSQSGNFGRTKSAFSSLQNIPESLRRQSSLELGGDAQEGYPGGRPACALNANVEEPGGKAGPDHRSYQDRPSSHPRPEGKMNTVADSLQGADSRSEEPPGPPLLQTSGLNQRRLSSSSSTSAPQYRKPHCSVLEKVSKIEEREQGRHRLPSVGSCSTYGLNYRPHRTGPTSSPNGGGDFEDPKVSTHVSSESTEQLRPGEQNFKNGESRLEETSCWQPCGQPLRKAGDGRGPPVPGGAEPPRPDARLLRSQSTFQLFSEAEREASWSSEDRPSTPESPLLDAPFSRAYRNSIKDAQSRVLGATSFRRRDLEPGTPATSRPWRPRPASAHVGMRSPEAAAPLSSSSPHTPRERHSVTPAAPQAAPRRGARRRLTPEQKKRSYSEPEKMNEVGVSEEAEPAACGPQRPAPPRFSGESTVADRRRLFERDGKACSSLSLSGPELKQFQQSALADYIQRKTGKRPASAACPPEPGLRERAQSVYLQPGPAAAPDGPGLASACSLSSLREPDAPRKEHPHPSAAATDAPQVPRDRSSSFASGRLVGDRRRWDPQPPRQLLSGANCGLRATQRPDRAPGSRPPSWSMVAANAGKSKSAEDLLERSDTLAVPVHVRSRSSPTADKKGQGVLLKEDSGFGFVKDPCCLAGTGSRSISCSDRAQKEPALPLHHPTPCWNGSSSTLGSSAPTECSGTPDHPKQLRIPCPRPLSAGMQGHFPDAKAASMAPLSSPLPSPAPSSYRSQLTMDHQTERSGQTGRLPSSTPAVTQPPSPKCHEFNSPEHGLEDGIWRRASLPQKTPPPWVKWAHAVREDSLSEDTSVPESANLKHYQNQSLLSSCSTSDPDTPGRISLRISESALQASPLPRGDYDDEVFVKDLHPKVTSSPTFEALPPPPPPYPLPSQETQVNSSDDFPPPPPQAMHKALLDSEAYKEPGSSSSCRFPKVTVTRDGHVPGAVHSEGSHITTPKAPQTSATVSEAESSTPSDGNGNAQPQLASSLDKQASPSQTQSLTHEPVGRTQDLGKKIHAEPQKTSEDIRTEALAKEIVHQDKSLADILDPDSRRKTTMDLMEGLFPRDANVLKESGAKRKAFEETLRQTGYEVKRSDDKEAVGMLVNCPAYYSVSAAKAELLNKIKDMPEEVPEEEEQEDVNEKKAELIGSLTHKLETLQEAKGSLLMDIKLNNALGEEVEALISELCKPNEFDKYKMFIGDLDKVVNLLLSLSGRLARVENVLSGLGEDASKEERSSLNEKRKILAGQHEDARELKENLDRRERAVLAILANYLSAEQLQDYQHFVKMKSTLLIEQRKLDDKIKLGQEQVKCLLESLPSDFRPKAGAISLPPALTGHVTPVGDSVFRGIFPTLTSPL; encoded by the exons CTCTTCTACAAGTGACCTCTCCAACTATGACCATGCTTATCTGAGGCAGAGCCCTGACCAGTGCAGCTCCCAGGGGAGCATGGAAAGCCTGGAGCCTAGCGGTGGATACCCAGCCTGCCATCTCCTTTCTCCTGCTAAGTCCATGAGCAGCCTCGACCAGCTTGGCCACCTCCATAATAAAAGAGACTCAGCGTATAGCTCCTTCTCTACAAGCTCTAGCATTCTAGAGTACCCACCCCCTGGTGGCTCTGGCCAAGAACGTTCAGGTTCCACAGACATGATTTCTGCTCGAGGTGGCCTCCTAGAAGGGATGAGACAAGCAGACATTCGCTATGTCAAGACAGTCTATGATACCCGGAGGGGAGTATCGTCAGAGTATGAGGTGAACCCTTCAGCCTTGCTTCTTCAAGGTAGGGATGCCCACGTGTCAGCAGGTATTCAGGGCTGTGCTAAATGGCACAGCGTTCCTCGGGGCAAGGGAGCACCCTCCCCACCTTGGAGCCAGCAGTGCCCCAGCTCTTCAGATACTGCCACTGACAACCTGCCTCATAAAGTGGGTGCACCCATGCCCCCCACTCGGAGTGACAGTTATGCAGCCTTCCGGCATCGCGAGCGTCCCAGCTCCTGGTCCAGCCTTGATCAGAAGAGGTTCTGCCGACCTCCGACAAACTCCTCAGGCTCCTTGAAAACCCCGCTCATTGAGGAACAGCTGCATACAGTCCCAGAGAGGAGTCCAGAGAACAGCCCCCCAGTGAAACCTAAGCACAGTTATACCCAGAAGATGCAGCCTGGCCAACCCCTACTGCCCACTGGCATCTATCCGGTACCCTCTCCAGAGCCACACTTTGCCCAGGTGCCTCAGCCTTCTGTGAGTAGTAATGGTACAGTCTACCCTGCACTGGTCAAAGAGAGTGGATATGCAGCTGCTCAGGGAGCTTGTAACAAGATGGCTACCTTAGATGAGAATGGGAACCAAAACGAAGCTAACAGGCCTGGGTTTGCCATCTGTCAGCCCCAAGAGCATGAATTGGTGACCCCAGGGGAGAGAAATCCAGAACCCACCGCCAAATATGTCCCCTACAAAGTCCACTTTTCTTCAGTGCCTGAAGATGAAGATTCCTCCCTGAAGAGACACGTCACACCTCTCCAAGGCAACAGCCCATATCCCAGTGAGAGAAAGAACACCCATGGCAGCAGACCTTGCTCGAATCACCACAGCCTCTCATCTCCTCAGGCCCAGGTCTTGCACGCGGGAGATGACAGGAGGCCTTCCAGGCTCCTTCAGCCCTTTGACGTTCAGGAAGATCACAACGCCAACCCCAGGCAGAAACTGGAGAGGGAAGGTCTAGGCCAGAGCCAGTCAGGCAACTTTGGCAGGACCAAGTCGGCCTTCTCCTCTCTCCAGAACATTCCAGAGAGTCTAAGAAGACAAAGCAGCCTCGAGCTCGGAGGAGATGCCCAGGAGGGTTACCCAGGTGGCAGGCCCGCCTGTGCCCTCAACGCCAACGTGGAAGAGCCTGGCGGGAAAGCCGGGCCCGACCACAGGAGCTACCAGGACAGGCCCAGTTCCCATCCAAGGCCGGAGGGGAAAATGAATACAGTCGCAGACTCTTTGCAGGGGGCAGACTCAAGGTCTGAAGAGCCCCCGGGCCCACCACTCCTGCAGACATCGGGTCTGAACCAGAGGAGGCTCAGCTCCAGCAGCAGCACCTCTGCCCCACAGTACCGGAAGCCCCACTGCTCGGTGCTGGAGAAGGTCTCCAAGATCGAAGAGCGAGAGCAAGGGCGTCACAGGCTCCCGAGCGTGGGCAGCTGCTCCACGTACGGCCTCAACTATAGGCCCCACAGGACCGGCCCGACCTCCAGCCCTAACGGCGGCGGCGACTTTGAGGATCCAAAAGTCAGCACCCACGTCTCCTCCGAGTCCACGGAGCAGCTGCGCCCCGGGGAGCAGAACTTCAAAAACGGGGAGTCCAGGCTGGAAGAGACTTCCTGCTGGCAGCCGTGTGGCCAGCCGCTGAGGAAGGCTGGGGACGGCCGGGGACCTCCTGTCCCAGGAGGCGCTGAGCCCCCGAGGCCCGACGCCCGCCTGCTCCGCAGCCAGAGCACCTTTCAGCTCTTCAGCGAGGCGGAGAGAGAAGCCTCGTGGTCGTCGGAGGACAGGCCCAGCACCCCGGAGTCACCCCTGCTGGACGCGCCCTTCAGCCGAGCCTACAGGAACAGCATCAAGGATGCCCAGTCCCGCGTCCTGGGCGCCACCTCATTTCGTCGCCGAGACCTGGAGCCGGGCACCCCGGCGACCTCGAGGCCCTGGCGCCCCCGACCGGCCTCCGCGCACGTGGGGATGCGGAGCCCCGAGGCCGCGGCACCCTTGTCCTCGTCCTCCCCGCACACCCCACGGGAGCGGCACAGCGTGACCCCGGCCGCACCCCAGGCCGCCCCACGCCGAGGTGCCCGCCGGCGCCTCACGCCCGAGCAGAAGAAGCGCTCCTACTCGGAGCCCGAGAAGATGAACGAGGTGGGGGTGTCGGAGGAGGCCGAGCCCGCGGCCTGCGGCCCACAGAGGCCCGCTCCGCCGCGCTTCTCCGGGGAGAGCACCGTGGCCGACCGGCGCCGCCTCTTCGAGCGCGACGGCAAGGCCTGCTCCAGCCTCAGCCTGTCCGGGCCCGAGCTGAAGCAGTTTCAGCAGAGCGCCCTGGCCGACTACATCCAGCGGAAGACCGGCAAGCGGCCCGCCTCCGCCGCCTGCCCTCCAGAGCCCGGGCTGCGCGAGCGCGCCCAGAGCGTCTACCTCCAGCCGGGCCCTGCTGCGGCCCCCGACGGCCCCGGCCTGGCTTCGGCCTGCAGCCTGAGCTCGCTGCGGGAGCCCGACGCGCCCCGCAAGGAGCACCCCCACCCGTCTGCAGCAGCCACGGATGCCCCGCAGGTGCCCCGAGATCGCAGCAGCTCCTTCGCCAGCGGACGCCTCGTCGGGGACCGACGACGCTGGGACCCTCAGCCCCCCAGGCAGCTGCTCAGTGGAGCGAACTGTGGACTGAGGGCCACCCAGAGACCGGACAGGGCCCCTGGTAGCAGGCCGCCTTCCTGGAGCATGGTGGCCGCCAACGCTGGGAAGTCCAAGTCAGCCGAGGACCTGCTGGAGCGCTCTGACACCCTGGCCGTCCCTGTGCATGTGAGGTCCCGGTCGTCTCCCACTGCAGACAAGAAAGGCCAG GGTGTGCTCCTGAAAGAAGACAGTGGCTTTGGTTTTGTGAAGGACCCGTGTTGTTTGGCTGGCACTGGATCTAG GTCTATCAGTTGCTCAGACAGAGCCCAGAAAGAGCCGGCATTGCCCCTTCACCATCCTACCCCTTGCTGGAATGGCTCAAGTTCTACTCTTGGTTCTTCAGCTCCTACGGAATGTTCTGGCACCCCAGACCATCCGAAGCAACTTAGAATACCTTGCCCTAGGCCGCTTTCGGCAGGAATGCAAGGCCACTTTCCAGATGCCAAAGCTGCCTCCATGGCCCCGCTCAGCTCCCCTCTGCCATCTCCTGCCCCCTCCAGTTACCGGTCACAGCTTACCATGGATCATCAGACTGAAAGGAGTGGGCAGACAGGGCGACTTCCGTCTTCCACCCCTGCAGTGACCCAGCCTCCCAGCCCAAAATGCCATGAGTTCAACAGCCCAGAGCATGGGCTAGAAGACGGCATATGGAGGAGGGCATCACTGCCCCAAAAAACACCTCCGCCCTGGGTGAAGTGGGCCCACGCAGTCAGAGAAGACAGCCTTTCAGAGGACACCTCAGTACCTGAGTCTGCAAACCTGAAGCACTATCAAAACCAGAGTCTGCTAAGTTCATGCAGCACTTCAGACCCAGACACTCCAGGAAGGATCTCTCTCCGAATATCCGAGTCAGCCCTGCAGGCTTCCCCGCTACCTCGGGGGGACTATGATGATGAAGTGTTTGTGAAGGACTTGCACCCCAAGGTTACTTCAAGTCCCACATTCGAGGctcttcccccacctccacctccgtATCCTCTACCGAGCCAGGAAACCCAAGTGAATAGCTCCGAtgacttccctcctcctcctccccaagcTATGCACAAGGCACTGCTAGACAGTGAGGCATACAAGGAACCCGGCAGCAG TAGTTCCTGCCGATTTCCCAAGGTGACAGTCACAAGGGACGGGCACGTGCCTGGTGCAGTCCATTCAGAAGGTAGTCACATAACGACTCCCAAAGCACCTCAAACTTCAGCCACAGTTTCAGAAGCCGAGTCCAGCACACCTTCCGATGGGAATGGGAATGCTCAGCCACAGCTCGCCAGTTCTCTTGACAAGCAGGCCTCTCCCAGCCAGACCCAAAGCCTCACCCATGAGCCTGTCGGTAGAACTCAGGATCTAGGCAAGAAAATCCATGCTGAGCCCCAGAAGACCTCGGAAGATATCCGAACAGAGGCTCTTGCCAAGGAAATTGTCCATCAAGACAAATCTCTGGCAGACATTTTGGACCCGGACTCCAGAAGGAAGACAACGATGGACCTGATGGAGGGTCTGTTCCCCAGAGATGCTAATGTGCTTAAGGAAAGTGGCGCAAAGAGGAAAGCATTTGAAGAAACCCTCAGACAGACAGGGTATGAAGTCAAGAG GAGCGATGACAAGGAAGCGGTGGGTATGCTGGTCAACTGTCCTGCCTACTACAGTGTGTCTGCAGCCAAGGCAGAGCTGCTGAACAAAATCAAAGATATGCCAGAGGAGGTGcctgaggaggaggagcaagaggacGTCAACGAGAAAAAG GCTGAGCTCATCGGAAGCCTCACCCACAAGCTCGAGACCCTCCAGGAAGCCAAAGGGAGCCTGCTCATGGACATCAAGCTGAACAATGCCCTGGGAGAAGAGGTGGAGGCCCTGATCAGTGAGCTCTGCAAGCCCAATGAGTTTGACAAGTACAAGATGTTCATAGGGGACTTGGACAAGGTGGTCAACCTACTGCTCTCACTCTCTGGACGCCTCGCCCGAGTGGAGAATGTCCTTAGTGGCCTAGGTGAAGACGCAAGtaaagaagaaagg AGCTCTCTGAATGAGAAGAGGAAGATTCTGGCTGGGCAGCATGAGGATGCTCGTGAGCTCAAGGAGAACCTGGACCGGAGGGAGCGCGCAGTGCTGGCCATCCTGGCCAATTACCTGTCAGCCGAGCAGCTCCAGGACTACCAGCACTTCGTGAAAATGAAGTCCACACTCCTCATCGAGCAGCGGAAGCTGGATGACAAGATCAAATTGGGCCAGGAGCAGGTCAAGTGTCTGCTGGAGTCACTTCCCTCGGACTTcaggcccaaggcaggggccatctccctgcccccagccctcACCGGCCATGTGACTCCCGTGGGGGACTCTGTATTCAGGGGCATTTTCCCAACCTTGACCTCTCCACTTTAA